The DNA window GCATAATGTTGCTTATATGCTTTATTTTCAATAGCATAACTGCCAATTCAGTAATCATTTGAGTAATATACAAGCCATGCAAATTAATATCGATGTGAAGGTTACCGTCCCTGGTGCATGCCTACATGAACTCTATTTCGTGTGTTGGTTATTAAAGGAAAGGAGCGAGTCTCGATACCCCTTCAGTATCATCCCACTACCCCCACCGAAAGAGCGCAGCTGCATTTAGTCCACTAGCCCGTGATCAAGGTACATACACCCATTGTTAAACGACATCGCGGCACTCATCGCCAATATCATGCTTCTATAAACGATATAGCATACAACATTATCAATAATATGATCACAAAAAAACAGGTTTAGCCAGAGAGAAGCTAGTGTTCTAATGTGTTTTCCATGGTGTTTGTCGCCCCCCAGAGCATCTAGACTAATCGTCCAGAAACAATCCAGATCAGATACTGACAAATGCAAATTGTGATATATTCTTTGCATAGttgtacagaaaaatacaaaaatacatacattCTTTGCGTTGAAATCTAAGTATAATATACTGTCTACTTCTCTGGTTGCCTTGTCAAAAAATGTAAGATGTGACATTAAGGAACTACATTAAGACTATAAGATATAAGCATACTACCATAAATAAAACTAACTGTGGGTATTAACAAATCTCCACAGAGCTTTGTAAATTAACTACAGAAAATACATAACATTTAATATCATGCAGGTCAAACATTAAGCCTACAATACATGTCATATAAAATTGTTCTATCGTGGAGTACAAAAGGAGGCCCCTCATGTTCCGTTTTGTATTTCCCCAGATTTGATGAGCCCCTTGCATTGGAAAAAGGCATCTTGGCAAGGTTCTCGACCCAGGAAGGATTTCAGCATGTCCATGCCGTCCACAGAGCCACCAGCCTCTAGAATTGCCTGTCTGTACTCCTTCCCCACCTACACACGGaaagagaaacaaaacaaaaacaggtGACTCGACCCTCGAGGATGTTTGGCAGTGTAACCGTCAAACATCCtgtcactgtaaacataagtCACAATGTTGAAATAAGTCATTTAGGATTCATCCATCTAAAATCATTCTTTTGCTACCTTCGGGTTCATGATTCCTTCCTTTTTAAATCGACTGAAGAAAATGTCCATAGAGTAAACTTCACTCCACAGGTACCCATAGTACTGGCCATCATAGCCTCCAGCCAGGTGGCTAAAACTGGCAGTCATATTTGTACctgtgagaaaaaaaacaaggtcGAGATGTTGGTCGAGACTTGAGAAGCATGCAATAGAGACAAAGAAACGTGAATCCCACGTATTGATCCACACTCTCAGTGAATCGGTGTTTGtagcgggagtcagatggctgagcggttaggaaatcagGCTATTCAATCAGAATGTGGTTGGTTCGATTCCTACCATGCAAAATAacgttgtccttgggcaaggcacttcaccctacttgcctcggggagaatgtccctgtacttactgtaagtcgctctggataagagcgtctgctaattgactAGTTGTAAATGAGTCAGACCTTGAGTGGCAGGGACCCCGAGGATCTCTTGGCAGTGCTTGGCGAACACCTCAGCAGTATCTGCATGAGACTGGGTGTGTAGAGACTGGTCCACTTTACTGAGGACTATCTGACGTAAATTCATCAGCCCTgaacaagagagaaaagaggagttGGAGAAGACCTTGCCAGTCAATGAAATTATACGTATTATCAAAGACACACCATGGAAATCTTAAACTGGGCTAAGCCACaatgatggtggggggggggggggggggggggggagtactacACATTGAAGGAAACATCTTACTCTTGTGAGACTTACATCTTACAACCTACTGTTGTAAGGAATAGATATGGTCCATGTCTGACCTGTATTTGCTACTCTAGAGGCAATAAGTTTGTTGAGCAAATTGTCAGGAATGGGACTGTCATCCTTGTAGTGACGAGACATTCTCCTAAGGGGTTCCTTCTCCCAAACCCAGTTCTCCAGCATTTGAGAGGGAACTTCGACAAAGTCTGTCTCCACCAGGGTCCCGCTGAATTCTGAATATGTGGTCTAAGGGTTGTCAATAAACATTTAGTTAGAAAGCATccttttgtacacacacacacactgaggcctGTTTGTCTTACATAAACCTGTGTAGTTTCCTGTGCACTTGTTGAGATCTGTGGAGTCTTGCTTCCTGCTTCTTTGATCCACTCAGATCACCCATATATAGGTGTTGTAGATGATCTGATTTGGGATTAGGCGTAGAATCATTTTCTCAAAAAGCAAAAGTTCCCTACCTTGGAGCACAGCTCGTGCATGACATGGCCAAACTCGTGGAAATATGTCTCCACCTCGTGGTGTTGCAAGAGTGAGGGCCAGCCCTTTGTTGGCTTGGTGAAGTTAGCCACCATGGCTGCCACTGGAAGCCTACGTTTCCCATCATGCCCCATACAGCCTGGCTGGAGCCCAAAGCAGGCAGCATGGCCATACTTTCCCTCTCTGGAGGAGGACAACAAGGACATTACACAACATGGCATGACACATTCTCAGAACCATAGATCCATCGACACCAGTCCCAACATAGTCATGGTGACGggttaaaaaaagaaacaagggggttgggggggatgtgttcTATATATTATGTTGATGTTGTATGTTTAATTTGGAAAAAATGCTAATAAAGAAACCTtgataaaaaatttaaaaaaggaACAAAACAAGTCTTCAAAATTAGGTCATCCGTGACAAGGATTTGTAATACATTGAAATATACACCTTGGATGTAGATCCAAATAGAACTGGCCAATCTCCTCCCCAGTGGCTGTATCCATGACTGAATAGAGACTGACACTTTCATGCCAAACATGGGCGTGCTTGATCTGTGAGAAGGTGAGGCCCAGCAGGTCCTGGTAGATACTGAGGAGTCCAGCTGTCACCACCTCTAGTGGGAAATACTGGATCAGCTTATCCTTGTCCACCGCAAACTTCACCTGCTCAACTTGGTTCATGTAATAAGGCAAGTCCCATGCGTTGATCAGTCCATCAAAGGTTTGGCCCCGCATTAGACAGTCCCTCTTCTTCAGAGCTAGAATgtacttcctctctttctcacccactGGCTTCAGCTTCTCATAGAACTCATCTATGACATATAAGAAAAGTGCAAAGGAGACATAAACTTTGTGCTTTTGCCGAAAAAAAATCACTCAATGTCTCAACATTGGGGTTTGATTATTTCAGAGGGGGACGTACCTAGAAAACATGCTACATTTGTCGCATTCTTGGCCATGTTCATCTCGAGCACATAGTTTGCATGGTTATTGAAACCAAGTAAGTTGGCAACCTTCGCCCTGAGCTTTATCAGTTGTTCCAGAATGGCTGTGTTTACCTGGAACAAAAACATAATCAAGCTACATTTACATCTCAGTCAATGTCTTTTTTCCATGACTGGATGTGGATGGCTTTGATCTCTATCAGAAGTATGTGGGAGGATTTGAGGAAGTTTACCTCCTTACACCTGCTGTGGAAGGCTGTCTCCGTTTTCCTCCTGGTCTCAGCCAAATGGCATCTCTTCATCAGGGGGAAATAGTGTGGGTATGCCAGGGTCACCTTGAACCGCCCATCCACAGTTTTCTCCAGACTATTCAGAAAGCTATCGGCTAGCCCACCTTGGATGGGGGTTGTAGTAGATATAGACCGTAACTGATGTGCAATATGAAACATACTATGTGCAATGTCAAATAAGTCGTTGTAGTGTCACTTTTATTGAGTGCTGTTTCAGCTTACTCAGTTCACGCTCAGAGAAAACCAGGTAAGTGTTATCCTCATTCAGGTTTTGATTGAAGTCAATGGAAAGTTCACTTATAAGTTTGGAGATTCTTTCTACTTCCTTaggaaataaataataatcacAAATTCAGTCCAATTTGTCCTGATTTGTATTGAAACACAAAACCCCAGTGGATTTATACAACCTCTTGAATGTCTTTTGACAAGTGCAATCCATTCCGCTTTCCCAGTGTGATTTGACGGTCTAAGAATCTTTTGGCTTCAGGCATTAGATTGTCCAGCTGCTGTTCCTGCAAACACAGACCAAAAACAATCCACAGTCTCTCAGGAGGCAAAGCTAGTTCTGAGTTGGCAGcaaagtgtgtgtaagtggcGGCACTTTGTCAGTCAAACTGCCCCCACACCAGGTGTTTGGAAGAGGCCCTGGGCATGGGGGTTGCTATATAGACACAGTGACAATTAAATAACAGTGCTCACAGTTACAATTCTATGACGCTAAAAACATAAAGACTCAAGCTAGCATTACAAGCTAGTTCAATTTGATACTACGGCAAATAGTCCCAAAATGTCCAATAGAGTTGGGGCTATGAAAGTATCAATGGGTGTCAGTGTGGTTAACTGGGCTGAAAGCAGACAGGAAGGAGCCAATTCAACAGATCAAATTGCACTTGTAGACTAAACGTGAACCTATGAGGTGAAATGGGGACACGTTGAGACATAATGTTTTCTCATTATGTGACACGCGCGCCAAATCACCGAACCCAATATTTCACAACTCATTTGATCTCCATTGGGCATAAACAAACTTGGACACCAACTGCAATCTGAAGTCGTTTGTGTGGGTCTATGTACCTGCAAGACGAGAACCCTTTTAAATATGTCCTCCCTCATGCTCGTCTCCACGTCAAACTCAGACAGTTTCTTGTCTGCCTCAGTGCTGGCAGACCTCACCTCCTTACAAGGAGAGACATACTGGGGGAAATCAAGGATGTGACGCGAGGCTGGGGAACAGAGTGTTAATCACTTACGACGGAATGCAAAGATGATGCTTCCCAATATTCCGATCAATCCCTTTGACGACACTTACAAGCATATTCCAGCTTCGCACTTGCCAAAGCATTCAAGGTGTTGTCAATGGAGACCTTTTCGATGTCCAGCGATCCAATGTTGTCGTAGACCTGTTTGATTCTTTGGATCAGGCTTTCTGTCATGCTCTTGATCTGGTCTGTTGTCAGGTCCCATCTTAGAGCGTTTCTGCTGTCTGTTGCCTGGCTGCAGGTTGTGGTTGATATCAAACGTTGGTTCAGTAGAGTCATTCTCAAGATGGGTTTAGAACCAGCGACTCTATTGGGAAAAGAAAGAATAAGACTGAGTCATGCCCATGCGTGTAAGCCTATAATTCTACTGGGCAAAATGGTTTACTTTGTGCTTTGATGAGCTTTTGCTTGTTGCTTCTGTTATAGAGCTAATCTTCAGCAAGCGCTTACCTGTCAACATATTATCATGTTGTCTTATTGGGAAAATTGAGGTTTAGGCGAAATATACTGTTGCCCACCAGTGTGCTCATAAAATCTAAATGCATAAGGTGCTACATACAGGTTAAATAAAGCCCTATAGAAATGATTATCTTTACTAAACAAACAGTATGGGTCAACGCCGCGAAACCTGAACCCCCAAATACCATGCTGATAATTTTTTCCTGGCTAACGATGATCCACAGGAAACTTATCCCATATTCTCCACAACAGGAATGCAATGGTAACACAAAACGGAGACATACTATACAATGCCAGGTTCATTACTTAAGCTACGCTACAAAGTGTTCAACCTTTCAAGGGTACGAATTGGTTAGCCTGGTTATTGAAGCgtaggctacatttttattCTTTAGACATGGTCTAAATAATCTTTTAATTTGAACACTTTCACCCTTCTCCAGTTTCATAGCCGTTGTGGTATGGCTGTAAACGCCACATGCTATAATTTATGCCTTTGGTTAATTATAGTGCTCACTCAGCTATTGCCATTGACAGCCAGACAGCATGGAAAAAAATTGTTAAGTATCAAGCTAAGCCATAATGTTTGACAATTGCCTACCGGAAAAGCATCGGGTACACTACAATTCTCAGCGAAAACATGCCAGCGAATTCATGCGTTTTTTTTGCGTGCAATTTAAATTTCGTTTcaactccttcctcctcttactGTACTTCTTGACTGATCCAGCGCTCTATTGAATCTGTTCTGTTCGCTTCCGTTCTAAATGCGCAGGCGCTGAAGATGTGATCAATTTAACACAGAGGAACTCATGACGCGGTAGTAGGGACAGCTGGAAAATTGCTCAGGTAGGTGGGCGGGCATTAATAGCTTTTGATATCCTAATGTTGTTATTTACGATACGTAAGCATTTCGATGTACAGAAAGGATAACGTTTGCCCTTTTCCTCCGATTTCTACCACATCTTAATGATGCTATCTCATTCAAAACGATGCTTGCCGACCATGATGGGCTGCATGAGCACAATCGTCAGTGATTTTGTATTTATGCCATCCGAAGAATCCGTCAGTGACCATCAGTGCTTAGTTTGATATAACGATCgctttaaaatgttgactgaGTAGAAACCCCACATTAAGTGTTGGCATTTAATATGACATCACTACTGCATCATAACATGTCAACACTAAATCTGTTGTTATTAGGAAGGAGTGCGTGTAGCCAATGTTTAGCCTACGTGTCGAGCGATTTCAAATATTCATATAAAATAATGCCTGAACGGTCCGATGGGATTGTGGGCCTATTCCATGTTTTAAAGACTATAATTTACAATAGAGAACGCTATAGGTTCAAACAAGACTTGAACAGCATATATGCAAATTATGTGCAAATTCAGCTCTGTCGTTTTAACTGTGTTTTATGATGTGACTGAACTGTTTTTTAACGGAGCTCTGTCAAATCCAGAATAGAGCTAGTTATATTCAACTTTTTCCAGGAGTTGTCTTGGAAACAAGAGTTCCCTCTGACATTACCATGATATTGCACACTATTCCATCCAGCTCAACAATCACAGCTTCGTGTTGATATAGAAGACAAGAGCAGGCAGGGTGACTGCACCAAAGAAGCCAATCACATCAATTTATGTTAGCCATAAAGAGTCTGCAATTATTTTTAAGTATCAATACCTTTGCAATAACCATGTATCTCTCCTCAAATATTCCCTAATCACTACTTGTGTTCAGCAGTTTGCAGAGAAAATGGCAGTGGAGAAACGTCTTGCGTTCTCTATTGTGCAGTTTCTGCGAGATCAAACACACTGTGGAGCTTTGAATTCTGATGAACAAGAAAGCCTCGAAGGTAAGTCAGACAAACTCACTTGTTATTCAGAGTACTTccctgagtcacacacacacacaaaaaaagttatATTTACTGCCAACCTTTTGCAGTCGCAATCCAATGTTTGGAGACCACCTTTAGGATCAACTCCAGTGACTGCCACCTGGCTGTGCCACAACCTTTGACAGAGATATTCCTCAATTCTCTTCTGAAGGTGACTCACCAGATTACTCTATCATCCACACAGTGTGGCACATGTACAGATGTATCAATACCGCTACAATTTCGgaggttttgtgttttgtgcagAACGACAACCTGACAGTACCAGAgacatctccctcctctgcgGATATTGAAAGAGCAGAGCAGCTGAAAAATGAAGGTATGTGAATAACCGAGTCCATTAACACAGCCTGTCTTTCGGAGGCATCATTTGCTAGTGCACAACAAAGAAATCTGCCATATTTTCAGACAAATCCTAAATACTAACCACCATCTCTGTATTTGCAGGAAACAACCACATGAAGGAAGAGAACTACAGCTGTGCTGTGGACTGTTACACAAAAGCCATTGACCTGGACCTAAGAAATGCTGTATACTACTGTAACAGGTACAGGTGCAGTCAACTGCTTTCGGGACTGTAGACTTAACCAGTATATTGAAGAGTGATTTCTTTCACAAAGATGCACCATACACCCTGTTCATGAATATACATCTACAATATTGTGATGGTGTACTGCTTTGTAACTGCAACTTATGGTTCGGTGGAACAAGGTTTTTAACCTCTactttaaaggcagggtaggtcatgttgttgagaagcactttttgtcatattagctgaaataaacttcacatccatCAGTAGTCAGGTATTCATGTGTTTTGGGAGAGTGACTTCCAAGGGAGGGGGTAGGATATTTTGatttgaatcctttcaaactctAGATAAAATGGCTAGGTTCGCAAAACTTGCCAATCGTGTTATCCTGCCTTTAGCTACTACGTAGTCGGTTTGCAGTTACTACAGCCTGTGCATGTGCATTATTGATCTGCAAGGCATGAAACGAGCGAGCGTTCCGGGGATCTTCCCTAATGCCTCTGTTCTTCCCAGGGCTGCAGCACACAGCAAACTGGGCCACTACACAGAGGCCACAAGTGACTGTGATAGAGCCATAGGCATCGACCCCAGCTACAGCAAAGCGTACGGAAGAATGGGGTGAGTTAAAATCGTGAAATTTGAAAACGTCTGTGTCATCTGAGCCCCCTTTTGTGAGAAGTCGGTCAAAAACGGTTCTTGATGTGTTACTTTGAATTGTACGACGACGGTTCCATCTTCTATTTCGTCTCTGCTCTAGCTTGGCCCTGACTGCCACAAACAAGTATCCAGAAGCTATTTCCTACTTCAAAAAAGCTTTGGTGTTAGATCCGGAAAATGACACGTACAAGTCCAATCTGAAGATCGCAGAGCAGAAGCAGAAGGAAGCTGTCAGTCCAGTAAGTAGAGCAGCTCTGCATTTAGTTCCCGACTGAAGGTCATTCTGGACATAACCAGCGTTGCAAAACGCTCGCAGCAGCACTGAAATAGACTAtgctaaaacacaaacaaaaagtaATACTTACTTTCATGCTCAGTAAAAATCTTGCGGTAAGAATGTTCCAGTTATGTCAATGGTGATAAAACACATTAGAaagccgtttttttttttttaaaggacagGTTTAATTGTACATATTAGACAGTGATCATTATGATATTTGTTGTCACTGGTTACAGACTGTCACTGGGTTGGGATTTGATATGGCAAGCCTCATCAACAACCCCGCTTTCATCAGCATGGTAAGATTTATTTAATAAAAGCTATCATTATTTGATGTTAGACATTACTCTTCTCTTAAAGGCAAGAATGTTGCCCTTCATGCCTCAGAGTAGTCCTATCTTAAAACGCAGGAGGCTCGTACTTAAATTACAGTGTTTATGATACGTTTAGTTGAGAATGCTACCTTAATTGACCTTTTGACCAGCAGCTGGCCAGCTATTCAACATATGCCTTTGTCAAATGGCAGGGGAATTCTCTAGTGGGTGATTGGGACTGGTAGAATTCTTGCAAATGACATGCCTGCCAGGGAATGAATGTCTTTACAAGCATACCTGGGGGTCAGTGACAGCTGAGGTGAATGATAGATCTATGAAATTGGAATGAGCTCCAAGTAGTCACAACACAAGAGAAATGTATCTGTTGCGATGATAATGCAGTAAGGGGTATTTGTTTCAAACCTTCGACGGGACCCATTGTAACCTCTGTgtttagggagtcagatggttagggaatcggactagtaatctgaaggttgccagatcgattcccggctgtgccaaatgacgttgtgtccttgggcaaggcatttcactctacttgcctcagggggaaatgtccctgtacttactgtaagtcgctctggataagagtgtctgctaaatgactaaatgtaaatgtgtttacaGGCTGCTAGCGTGATGCagaaccaacaagtgcaacagcTGTGAGTGGGCTTCATAATGTACACAACAGTGTCAATCCACATCCCATATTCATATCTCAACATCcaaactctctccttctctctgtatgCATGATCAGAATGTCAGGAATGATGTCCAATGCAGTTGGAGGGTCAGCAGCAGGGGTAGGAGGATTGTCAGACATTTCCAGCTTGATCGAAGCGTAAGCCTTTACTccctataaaaaaaagaaaagtgtatTAAGTCATCAAAACAGTCAGTCACAAATACCCACATGCCCTGGCCGTGTTGCGTTCCTTCCAGCGGACAGCAGTTTGCCCAGCAGATCCAGCAGCAGAACCCGGAGCTGATAGAACAGCTGAGGAACCACATCCGGAGTCGTTCCTTCAGCGGCAGCGCCGAGGAACACTCCTGACTCCTGGTCTGTTGGTGACTCCCCCACCCACACTCACCCACCGCCCCCACAGGTCAAGTACTCAGATGATAGTGGAGAAAATACATCATATTCAGGGGCTCAGGCCTAGTACTTGTGTTGTAGGCCCACCCCTACCGCTGACAAGTGAGAAATACCATGTCGTGGGAGGAGATTTGGAGACAATACCAATTTTCAGTTGTTTTCCTCCATTGCAGGGGCAATACAGAGGAAGGGGACCGTATGACGTGATTACAATCTCTACACCCATTCCTTAAACTCACATCACCGGCAGGGCTGGACTGAAGAGACGGAGATGCAATTGATGGCACTTTACTGTGACTGGGGCtttggggagagaaagaggaaacagAGCGACCTACACATTCTAGATATACGAtcggaagaaagaaaaaaaacagagaaATTGTAAATCACATCGATATTGACGGTACACGGCCACTGGTTTCTTTCTTGAACGCTGTTTCATTCCGCGTGGATTTGTGTTCTATGTGTTGTGCTGTAGTAGTAATGTGGAAAGTATTGCCATGTTCAGATGCAGACTTATGTATACTTCCATCCCCTGTAGTTATCACCTGCAGAAGGCTAAACAGGAATAATGCATTACTTTAGTATTTGAACAGGTAGTATTTCTGCTGTATTTCATAACTACaggacagtcacacacaacagCAGGGTTCTAGATTTATTATATTATGTTTGAAGTTATTATTTTTGTACTGAATGTTGGGTGACACCCATAGCCTTTTATCACACATAATTTAACCATTGCTTTAAACTGCACTAAACAGAATGGCAATTTTCCAATGATATATAGTAAGCCCTTAATAACCATGTTGGCAGCCCTCTGCTTGTACCTAAACAATTGCACCTTAGCAAACATAAATATGAAAATGCCATTGCCCTTTACGCCTGTTTAAGTTTCCATTACTTGGGCGATATTGAGAACAGTAAGGACATAACCGAATTGTTCATTTTGCATGCTTTAATCTGATATTTGTGGTCACTTTATGAAGCTTATTGATATGCTTGTGAAAGAGGACAGCATTGTTTTGTCGAAAACATGTCAATAAAGATGTCTTATTCAAAATTCAATAGACTTGTCGGTGCCTCAGAATGACACTGTTTTACAGCTTTAGATGTCCTTGGTTAAATTCCCCTGTAACAACACATTACTGTTTCCAAAGTGAAATAAATCAAAGATTAAAGTTAATGACTTTATTCACAATTATTCACATTTAAAATCAAAGGGGGTTTCAGAGAAAACACTTAAAAACAATACACATGTTAAAACATGATCTCCTCGGAGTGCAAAAGTAAGTGACAGGTGATGGTAGACGCAGAGAGCGCAACGATTGGTCCATAAAGATGCAAGCGGCAGTGGTTCGAGGCATGAGTTTAACCCTCCCGGCTCATGTAGGGGCAGATCACACACACTTGAGCGATGTCATCATATTCGTACGTCCTCTTCAGAAACGTGTCCGTGAGTCGAAGTCCTGATATACTCTGAAATTCAAAAACCAAAAAATCACCCATGCGGAATGGGTTACCAACGCAAGGCCCTATGTTACATAACAGCAGCGTTCTGAGTTGGTATGACCCGTACCTGTAAGCcttggaaggaggagaggagttttAGGGGTAACGACAGGGAGGCACTAGGGCTGACCTTCCCCAGCTGACGCCCCGATACGCCACACCAGTGGATAGACCTGGTGTTACACATATCCAGCACCAGATCCATGGTCCTCTCGCTGCAACGTGAACACAGTTTTCCTTCAAAAGCACCATTTTTGAGCCAGGAGAGAAGGTTTGCTTTTAAATGTGGGTGAGacgtccacccacccacccccacccacgtATAACAGAGGAGATCAgatgagcggttagagaatcgggctattaatcacaaggttgccggttcgattcccggccgcgtaaaatgacgttgtgtcctggggcaaggcacttcaccctacttgcctcggggggaatgtccctgtacttactcgctcgggataagagcgtctgctaaatgactaaatgtgaaatgtaaataATGAAACCTACACCCCTGAATGGAGCATTCACTGCAGAGGACAAAcagatataaatatattttttacctGCAGTTCGTGATCTTACAGACGATGTCAAAGGGTTCCTCGAGGTTCACAGTGTCAGGAATCATCTCCAACGATAACCTGACATCTCCATAACCTGGGGCCTGATGATCACATGAAGAACTAACATGAATCACAGTGCTAGGGGACTGCAAGGAACGTCCGAAtcatcccaaaacacacacacactggcaatACCCTGGAGGAACAGTCGTGCTGTAATATGATCCCCCTTACCATTCTCTGTAGCTGGCTGGTCTgtagtctccctctctctcctaggtTGGTCTTCCATACGATGTCCAGTTTGCCTATGACAGTCACACCCTTGATGACACCAGCTTTCTCAGCATACTCTGGTTTGGGTTTGAGGCAGTAGAGGTACTGGCGTGTGTCCATGGGCTGAAGGTAGGACATCTTCCCAAATGTAGATGCTCTGGGAAAGTTCAAGGGAAAGAAGACAGATTTGATTAGGCTCCGTAGCGGGAATCTTAGCTACTAGCTACTGCATCTTATCTATACTGTGCATCATGGCGT is part of the Hypomesus transpacificus isolate Combined female unplaced genomic scaffold, fHypTra1 scaffold_245, whole genome shotgun sequence genome and encodes:
- the sgtb gene encoding small glutamine-rich tetratricopeptide repeat-containing protein beta, which gives rise to MAVEKRLAFSIVQFLRDQTHCGALNSDEQESLEVAIQCLETTFRINSSDCHLAVPQPLTEIFLNSLLKNDNLTVPETSPSSADIERAEQLKNEGNNHMKEENYSCAVDCYTKAIDLDLRNAVYYCNRAAAHSKLGHYTEATSDCDRAIGIDPSYSKAYGRMGLALTATNKYPEAISYFKKALVLDPENDTYKSNLKIAEQKQKEAVSPTVTGLGFDMASLINNPAFISMAASVMQNQQVQQLMSGMMSNAVGGSAAGVGGLSDISSLIEAGQQFAQQIQQQNPELIEQLRNHIRSRSFSGSAEEHS
- the nln gene encoding neurolysin, mitochondrial isoform X2; this translates as MTLLNQRLISTTTCSQATDSRNALRWDLTTDQIKSMTESLIQRIKQVYDNIGSLDIEKVSIDNTLNALASAKLEYASSRHILDFPQYVSPCKEVRSASTEADKKLSEFDVETSMREDIFKRVLVLQEQQLDNLMPEAKRFLDRQITLGKRNGLHLSKDIQEEVERISKLISELSIDFNQNLNEDNTYLVFSERELSGLADSFLNSLEKTVDGRFKVTLAYPHYFPLMKRCHLAETRRKTETAFHSRCKEVNTAILEQLIKLRAKVANLLGFNNHANYVLEMNMAKNATNVACFLDEFYEKLKPVGEKERKYILALKKRDCLMRGQTFDGLINAWDLPYYMNQVEQVKFAVDKDKLIQYFPLEVVTAGLLSIYQDLLGLTFSQIKHAHVWHESVSLYSVMDTATGEEIGQFYLDLHPREGKYGHAACFGLQPGCMGHDGKRRLPVAAMVANFTKPTKGWPSLLQHHEVETYFHEFGHVMHELCSKTTYSEFSGTLVETDFVEVPSQMLENWVWEKEPLRRMSRHYKDDSPIPDNLLNKLIASRVANTGLMNLRQIVLSKVDQSLHTQSHADTAEVFAKHCQEILGVPATQGTNMTASFSHLAGGYDGQYYGYLWSEVYSMDIFFSRFKKEGIMNPKVGKEYRQAILEAGGSVDGMDMLKSFLGREPCQDAFFQCKGLIKSGEIQNGT
- the nln gene encoding neurolysin, mitochondrial isoform X1, with the translated sequence MFSLRIVVYPMLFRVAGSKPILRMTLLNQRLISTTTCSQATDSRNALRWDLTTDQIKSMTESLIQRIKQVYDNIGSLDIEKVSIDNTLNALASAKLEYASSRHILDFPQYVSPCKEVRSASTEADKKLSEFDVETSMREDIFKRVLVLQEQQLDNLMPEAKRFLDRQITLGKRNGLHLSKDIQEEVERISKLISELSIDFNQNLNEDNTYLVFSERELSGLADSFLNSLEKTVDGRFKVTLAYPHYFPLMKRCHLAETRRKTETAFHSRCKEVNTAILEQLIKLRAKVANLLGFNNHANYVLEMNMAKNATNVACFLDEFYEKLKPVGEKERKYILALKKRDCLMRGQTFDGLINAWDLPYYMNQVEQVKFAVDKDKLIQYFPLEVVTAGLLSIYQDLLGLTFSQIKHAHVWHESVSLYSVMDTATGEEIGQFYLDLHPREGKYGHAACFGLQPGCMGHDGKRRLPVAAMVANFTKPTKGWPSLLQHHEVETYFHEFGHVMHELCSKTTYSEFSGTLVETDFVEVPSQMLENWVWEKEPLRRMSRHYKDDSPIPDNLLNKLIASRVANTGLMNLRQIVLSKVDQSLHTQSHADTAEVFAKHCQEILGVPATQGTNMTASFSHLAGGYDGQYYGYLWSEVYSMDIFFSRFKKEGIMNPKVGKEYRQAILEAGGSVDGMDMLKSFLGREPCQDAFFQCKGLIKSGEIQNGT